The following coding sequences are from one Leptolyngbyaceae cyanobacterium window:
- a CDS encoding cation:proton antiporter, with protein sequence MESVLETLHEPIVPFAVLLLVILFVPPLFEKLRLPGIVGLLVAGVILGPNFLKILETKMPTMQLLSDIGLVYLMFVAGLEVDMEQFKKTKHRSIGFGTFTFLVPLIMGIIVGRIFGFGWNASILIGSLFASHTLLAYPIVSRLGVVNNEAVTVTIGATIFTDVGALLVLAVCVGIHQGNFTIAKLITLLVSLTIYSLIVLFGFDWLGKEFFRRSGDEEGNQFLFVLLVVFLAALGAQLIGVEKIVGAFLAGLAVNDVVGEGPVKEKVIFVGSVLFIPIFFVDMGLLIDIPSFVKSLSSIWLTLAVVGGLISSKFLAALFAKLTFRYRWQEMLTMWSLSLPQVAATLAATLVGYRTLNPAGERLLSEDVLNSVIVLMLVTATLGPLITSRVAVGLPLMETSFEDNITDSQDVELEKAAKAAYKVVVPVYNPQTERYLIELASFLARHEGGKIVPLAIAQAPYAHMDSPEVEAAYQRGEMLLAMASQLSLELGVPAEPLLRIDDDIPQAISRASREQNANLIVMGWGQRTGLRARLFGNVIDSVLWASHCPVAVTRLLNSPMDIHRILVPIENLTPNAVRPVGFAKILAEDSEKQVTLLHVCSRRTSASKIAWTRSQLALLASKWIPENNFEIQITPDDNVARAILNAAKSSDLVVWHSKRRRTAGGLAISDVTTELIKQLNCSLVMLGEPLRIASPHPSVSRDRPNSSQLR encoded by the coding sequence ATGGAATCAGTTTTAGAAACTTTACACGAACCGATCGTTCCTTTTGCAGTTTTATTGTTAGTAATTTTATTCGTTCCTCCTCTATTTGAGAAGTTGCGTTTGCCAGGAATAGTCGGGTTATTGGTAGCAGGCGTAATATTAGGGCCAAACTTCTTAAAGATCCTGGAAACCAAGATGCCGACGATGCAGCTTCTCTCAGACATCGGACTAGTCTATCTGATGTTTGTGGCAGGACTAGAAGTTGATATGGAACAGTTCAAAAAAACCAAACATCGCTCGATTGGTTTTGGTACTTTTACTTTTTTAGTACCTCTAATTATGGGAATAATAGTAGGGCGAATTTTTGGTTTTGGCTGGAATGCTTCTATTTTGATCGGTTCTCTGTTTGCTTCTCATACGCTGTTAGCTTATCCAATTGTCAGCCGTTTAGGGGTAGTAAACAACGAAGCTGTTACCGTGACTATCGGTGCTACGATTTTCACTGATGTCGGTGCTTTGCTAGTTTTGGCAGTTTGTGTTGGTATTCATCAAGGTAACTTTACCATTGCCAAATTGATTACTTTATTGGTTTCCTTGACTATTTATTCTTTAATAGTTTTATTTGGTTTTGATTGGTTGGGTAAAGAATTTTTCCGCCGCAGTGGTGATGAGGAAGGAAATCAATTTTTGTTCGTGCTTTTGGTAGTATTTCTAGCAGCTTTGGGAGCGCAATTAATCGGAGTAGAAAAAATTGTCGGTGCTTTTCTGGCTGGTTTAGCAGTAAATGATGTAGTGGGAGAAGGGCCAGTTAAAGAAAAAGTAATTTTTGTCGGCAGCGTCTTATTCATCCCGATCTTTTTTGTGGATATGGGGCTGCTCATAGATATTCCTAGCTTTGTGAAGAGTCTTTCTTCAATTTGGTTAACGTTGGCAGTAGTAGGAGGTTTAATTAGTAGTAAATTTTTGGCAGCTTTGTTTGCTAAACTAACTTTTCGTTATCGGTGGCAGGAAATGCTGACTATGTGGTCGCTTTCCTTGCCTCAAGTAGCTGCTACTTTAGCAGCGACGTTAGTTGGTTATCGGACGCTCAATCCGGCGGGTGAAAGGCTTTTGAGTGAAGATGTCCTCAATAGCGTGATCGTTTTAATGTTGGTGACGGCTACTTTGGGCCCATTAATCACCAGTCGGGTGGCGGTGGGGCTACCGTTAATGGAAACTAGTTTCGAGGATAATATTACCGATAGTCAGGATGTAGAACTAGAAAAAGCAGCTAAAGCTGCTTATAAGGTAGTGGTTCCGGTTTATAATCCTCAAACTGAGCGGTATTTGATTGAATTGGCCAGTTTTCTGGCTCGACACGAGGGGGGTAAAATCGTGCCTTTAGCGATCGCGCAAGCACCCTACGCTCATATGGATTCCCCGGAAGTGGAAGCAGCTTACCAGCGAGGAGAAATGCTTTTAGCAATGGCATCTCAACTAAGCTTAGAATTAGGCGTTCCTGCAGAACCTTTGCTGCGAATTGATGATGATATTCCCCAAGCGATCAGTCGCGCTAGCCGCGAACAAAATGCTAATTTAATCGTGATGGGATGGGGTCAGCGTACTGGTTTGCGGGCGCGTTTGTTCGGAAACGTCATCGATAGCGTGTTGTGGGCGTCCCACTGTCCGGTAGCTGTAACGCGCCTGCTCAACTCACCGATGGATATTCACCGTATTTTAGTGCCGATCGAAAATTTAACGCCTAATGCAGTGCGTCCGGTGGGTTTTGCCAAAATTTTGGCAGAAGATAGTGAAAAGCAGGTGACTTTGTTGCACGTATGCTCGCGCAGAACTTCTGCTAGTAAAATTGCTTGGACTCGTTCTCAGTTAGCGCTGTTGGCTTCTAAATGGATACCGGAAAATAACTTTGAAATTCAAATTACGCCTGATGATAATGTGGCTAGAGCGATTCTCAATGCAGCTAAAAGCTCTGATTTAGTAGTATGGCACTCCAAACGCCGGAGAACCGCAGGTGGTTTAGCAATTAGCGATGTAACTACCGAGTTGATCAAGCAACTCAATTGTTCGTTAGTGATGCTGGGAGAACCTCTCAGAATCGCGTCTCCTCATCCATCAGTATCTCGCGATCGACCTAATTCTAGTCAGTTACGTTAG
- a CDS encoding HAS-barrel domain-containing protein, whose protein sequence is MRIPLPQFTPSQRHPNHIAEVIETSTTEFLAQCLEPDSLSFPPMPPFGSWVRAIDEESDNQIYAVVYYATTTPIDSIHRARALGMTLAELREEQPQIFAMLKTEFRAAIVGYQAPSPGIPLIYQHLPPRPPQVHQAVYSCEPEEVVNFSEKYDFLRTLLLVNGAPIDALCAAAIREIYQLRKHDRTWLINAGRNLSILLKDDYDRLRMILSQIHP, encoded by the coding sequence ATGCGTATTCCTCTTCCACAATTTACTCCTAGTCAGCGGCATCCAAATCACATTGCCGAAGTAATCGAAACTTCCACTACGGAATTTTTAGCGCAATGTTTAGAACCGGATAGTTTGAGTTTTCCACCGATGCCACCTTTTGGCAGTTGGGTAAGGGCGATCGATGAAGAGTCGGATAATCAAATTTATGCGGTAGTTTATTATGCTACTACTACGCCCATTGATTCCATACATCGAGCGCGGGCGTTAGGGATGACGCTGGCAGAATTGCGAGAGGAACAACCGCAAATTTTTGCGATGCTGAAAACGGAATTTCGGGCAGCAATTGTAGGATATCAAGCACCATCGCCAGGAATTCCCCTGATTTATCAGCACTTACCGCCCCGCCCTCCCCAAGTTCATCAAGCGGTTTATAGTTGCGAACCGGAAGAAGTGGTAAATTTTAGTGAAAAATATGATTTTTTACGAACTTTATTGCTAGTTAACGGCGCACCGATCGATGCTTTATGTGCGGCAGCGATCCGAGAAATTTATCAACTCCGAAAACACGATCGCACTTGGTTAATTAATGCCGGACGCAATTTAAGCATATTGCTTAAGGATGATTACGACCGATTAAGAATGATTTTAAGTCAAATCCATCCGTAG
- a CDS encoding NAD(P)H dehydrogenase subunit NdhS, translating into MILPGSLVRVKNEGDIYYRFQGLVQRVSDGKAAVLFEGGNWDKLITFRLSELELVEVTAGRKKAK; encoded by the coding sequence ATGATTTTACCCGGATCTCTGGTAAGAGTAAAAAATGAAGGCGATATTTATTACCGTTTTCAAGGATTAGTACAAAGAGTTAGCGATGGTAAAGCTGCCGTCCTTTTTGAAGGTGGTAACTGGGATAAACTAATTACTTTTCGTTTATCAGAATTAGAATTAGTAGAAGTTACCGCAGGCCGCAAAAAAGCTAAGTAG
- the rodA gene encoding rod shape-determining protein RodA: MLNFFNPIRWKAWILPWQELDWWLLSLILGLSFFGGIMIRSTELDLPVTDWWQHWLISGIGLVLALILARSRYENLIQLHWLFYGATNVLLIAVMILGYSAKGAQRWINVGGFNFQPSEFAKLAVIITLAAVLHSKGASTIPSVAKALAITAVPWLLIFIQPDLGTALVFGAIVLGMLYWANANPGWLLLLVSPVISAILFNIYLPAFFAWAALMMLVGWRTIPWRWWGAAGGCLINVVGGELGHIFWGLLKEYQKNRLILFLEPEKDPLGGGYHLIQSRIAIGSGQLWGRGLHQGTQTQLHFIPEQHTDFIFSAIGEELGFVGCLAVMVVFWLICWRLVIIAENSKDNFGSLLAIGVLAMIVFQVIVNIGMTIGLAPVTGIPLPWVSYGRSALLTNFISLGIVESVANYRQRLRF; the protein is encoded by the coding sequence ATGTTGAATTTCTTCAACCCTATTCGCTGGAAAGCTTGGATATTACCTTGGCAAGAATTAGATTGGTGGCTGTTATCTTTGATTTTGGGGCTTAGCTTCTTTGGCGGGATTATGATCCGCAGCACAGAACTAGACCTGCCGGTAACAGATTGGTGGCAGCACTGGCTGATTAGCGGAATTGGTCTTGTTTTAGCACTAATTCTAGCTCGCTCCCGCTACGAAAACCTGATTCAATTGCATTGGCTCTTCTACGGTGCAACTAATGTTTTGCTAATAGCGGTGATGATACTGGGTTACAGTGCCAAAGGAGCGCAACGATGGATTAATGTCGGTGGTTTTAATTTTCAACCATCTGAATTTGCCAAATTAGCGGTGATTATTACCCTAGCTGCGGTTTTACATTCTAAAGGTGCTTCTACTATTCCATCGGTAGCAAAAGCTTTGGCAATCACAGCCGTCCCTTGGCTGTTAATTTTTATTCAGCCAGACCTGGGTACTGCTTTGGTATTTGGTGCGATCGTTCTCGGAATGCTTTATTGGGCTAATGCTAATCCTGGATGGTTGCTGCTGCTGGTTTCTCCGGTGATTTCCGCGATACTTTTTAATATCTATTTACCAGCATTTTTTGCTTGGGCAGCGTTGATGATGCTAGTTGGTTGGCGCACTATTCCTTGGCGTTGGTGGGGTGCGGCTGGGGGGTGTTTGATTAATGTAGTGGGTGGAGAACTAGGGCATATTTTCTGGGGATTGTTGAAAGAGTATCAAAAAAATCGATTGATTTTGTTTCTGGAACCAGAAAAAGACCCATTAGGAGGAGGATATCACTTAATTCAATCACGGATCGCGATCGGTTCCGGTCAATTATGGGGACGGGGGCTTCACCAAGGAACTCAAACTCAATTGCACTTCATCCCAGAACAGCATACCGATTTTATTTTCTCAGCGATTGGGGAAGAGTTAGGTTTTGTGGGCTGTTTAGCTGTAATGGTAGTTTTTTGGCTAATTTGCTGGCGTTTAGTAATCATTGCTGAGAATTCCAAGGATAATTTTGGTTCCCTATTAGCGATCGGAGTTTTAGCAATGATCGTGTTTCAAGTCATCGTGAATATTGGAATGACGATCGGCCTTGCACCAGTGACCGGGATTCCTCTACCGTGGGTTAGTTACGGGCGTTCGGCTTTGCTGACAAATTTTATTTCGCTGGGTATTGTAGAATCCGTAGCGAATTACCGACAGCGATTGAGATTTTAG
- a CDS encoding Mrp/NBP35 family ATP-binding protein yields MSDILNANSILEVLRPVQDPELRKSLVELNMIRNIKIEDGKVSFTLVLTTPACPLREFIVEDCQKAVRQLSGVTDVVVDVTAETPQQKGLPDRTGIAGVKNILAVSSGKGGVGKSTVAVNIAVALAQSGAKVGLIDADIYGPNAPTMLGLADAKVMVQQTEKGEVLQPAFNHGVKLVSMGFLIDKDQPVIWRGPMLNGIIRQFLYQVEWGELDYLIVDMPPGTGDAQLTLVQAVPMAGAVIVSTPQNVALLDSRKGLKMFQQMGVPVLGIVENMSYFIPPDLPDRQYDIFGSGGGEKTAAELGVPLLGCVPLEINLREGGDCGLPIVVAQPDSASAKALKEIAGRIAGKVSVAALA; encoded by the coding sequence ATGTCCGACATTCTCAATGCCAACTCAATTTTAGAAGTACTGCGCCCGGTGCAAGACCCCGAACTTCGCAAGAGTTTGGTGGAATTAAACATGATTCGCAACATTAAGATTGAGGATGGCAAGGTCAGCTTTACCTTAGTGCTGACGACTCCTGCTTGTCCTTTGCGGGAATTTATTGTGGAGGATTGCCAGAAAGCAGTCCGGCAGTTATCTGGGGTAACGGACGTAGTGGTTGACGTGACCGCAGAAACACCCCAGCAAAAAGGATTGCCCGATCGCACTGGGATTGCTGGGGTGAAAAATATTTTGGCAGTCTCTAGTGGTAAAGGTGGCGTGGGCAAGAGTACCGTAGCGGTTAATATTGCGGTAGCTTTGGCTCAGTCGGGCGCGAAAGTAGGTTTGATCGATGCCGATATCTATGGCCCCAATGCACCAACTATGTTGGGATTGGCAGATGCCAAGGTCATGGTGCAACAAACTGAAAAAGGGGAAGTCCTACAGCCAGCTTTTAATCACGGTGTCAAACTGGTGTCGATGGGATTTTTGATCGATAAAGACCAGCCGGTGATTTGGCGCGGCCCGATGTTAAACGGGATTATCCGCCAGTTTCTCTATCAAGTTGAGTGGGGCGAGTTGGATTATCTGATCGTGGATATGCCTCCGGGTACGGGAGATGCCCAGTTGACTTTGGTGCAAGCCGTACCGATGGCTGGTGCGGTAATCGTGAGTACGCCCCAAAATGTGGCTTTGTTGGATTCTCGTAAGGGTTTAAAGATGTTCCAGCAAATGGGAGTGCCTGTTTTGGGAATTGTGGAAAATATGAGTTATTTCATTCCTCCAGATTTGCCCGATCGCCAATATGACATTTTTGGGTCTGGGGGTGGTGAAAAGACCGCTGCCGAACTGGGAGTACCTTTACTAGGTTGCGTTCCTCTGGAAATTAACCTGCGTGAAGGTGGCGATTGCGGTTTACCGATCGTAGTTGCCCAGCCAGACTCTGCCTCTGCCAAAGCCCTTAAAGAAATTGCTGGCCGAATTGCTGGCAAAGTTTCTGTAGCAGCACTAGCTTAA
- a CDS encoding SRPBCC family protein, giving the protein MPKFSSKFNDRSPGRWYRCSLGRTYQVLSSASVDALWQKVTDLADVSWHPLIASTNVPKGLVAKPGLIYQAVTRSIPIPIRIFVEQVQPKQLLSVRILTIPGVEERITYKVESTVCGTEISYSITLRGWLSPLIWSLIRPSAARVATQLAHAAEQKSL; this is encoded by the coding sequence ATGCCTAAATTTTCCTCCAAATTTAACGATCGTTCCCCAGGGCGTTGGTATCGCTGCTCTCTAGGAAGGACTTATCAAGTCCTCAGTTCGGCTTCGGTAGATGCTTTGTGGCAAAAAGTAACGGATTTAGCGGATGTTTCCTGGCATCCTTTAATAGCGAGTACCAATGTTCCAAAGGGATTAGTTGCTAAACCGGGTTTGATTTATCAAGCCGTGACTCGTTCGATTCCGATTCCGATTCGGATTTTTGTCGAACAAGTACAACCTAAACAATTGTTAAGCGTGAGGATTCTCACGATCCCCGGAGTGGAAGAAAGAATTACTTACAAAGTGGAGTCTACTGTTTGTGGTACGGAAATTTCTTATTCGATTACTTTGCGCGGCTGGTTATCTCCTTTGATCTGGTCGCTGATTCGGCCTAGTGCAGCGCGAGTGGCTACCCAATTAGCTCATGCCGCAGAACAAAAGTCTTTATAG
- the hemF gene encoding oxygen-dependent coproporphyrinogen oxidase, translating to MTAFSTSEATQTKMNPPTDSKTRVSQFMQQLQDEICQALEKLDGISNFKEDSWEREEGGGGRSRVIREGGIFEQGGVNFSEVWGKQLPPSILAQRPEAAGHGFYATGTSMVLHPRNPYIPTVHLNYRYFEAGPVWWFGGGVDLTPYYPFAEDAAHFHKTLKQACDTHHPQYYPAFKLWCDEYFYLKHRQETRGVGGIFFDYQDGRGELYRGPDANGLAAVYSKSIGSPEPRTWEDLFAFAQDCGHAFLPAYLPIVERRRQLEYGERERNFQLYRRGRYVEFNLVYDRGTIFGLQTNGRTESILMSLPPLVRWEYGYQPEPNTPEAQLYEVFLKPQDWVNWTTPAPGQV from the coding sequence ATGACCGCTTTTTCCACTTCTGAGGCAACCCAAACCAAAATGAACCCACCTACTGATTCTAAAACTAGGGTCAGCCAATTCATGCAGCAGTTGCAAGACGAAATTTGCCAAGCTTTGGAAAAGTTGGATGGGATTAGTAATTTTAAAGAAGACTCCTGGGAACGAGAAGAAGGCGGCGGTGGTCGTTCTCGCGTCATCCGTGAAGGAGGTATTTTTGAACAAGGTGGCGTTAACTTCTCGGAAGTTTGGGGAAAACAACTGCCTCCTTCGATTTTGGCACAACGTCCCGAAGCTGCCGGACATGGTTTTTATGCTACTGGCACCTCAATGGTTTTGCATCCCCGCAATCCCTATATCCCTACAGTCCATTTAAACTATCGCTATTTTGAAGCCGGTCCTGTTTGGTGGTTTGGCGGCGGTGTAGATTTAACCCCTTATTATCCATTTGCAGAGGATGCTGCCCATTTCCACAAAACTTTAAAACAAGCTTGTGATACTCATCATCCCCAATACTACCCGGCCTTTAAACTTTGGTGCGATGAGTATTTTTATTTGAAGCACCGTCAAGAAACGCGGGGTGTCGGCGGTATATTTTTTGATTACCAAGATGGTAGGGGAGAATTATATCGCGGGCCAGATGCGAACGGGCTAGCAGCTGTTTATAGTAAATCCATCGGTTCTCCAGAGCCACGTACTTGGGAAGATTTATTTGCCTTCGCCCAAGACTGCGGTCATGCCTTTTTACCTGCTTACTTACCGATCGTGGAACGAAGACGGCAACTTGAATATGGCGAAAGGGAACGTAATTTCCAACTCTATCGTCGGGGTCGGTATGTAGAGTTTAACTTAGTTTACGATCGCGGAACCATCTTTGGTCTGCAAACTAACGGTCGCACAGAATCTATTTTGATGTCTTTACCTCCCTTAGTACGCTGGGAATATGGTTACCAACCAGAACCCAATACACCAGAAGCTCAATTATATGAGGTTTTCCTAAAGCCCCAAGATTGGGTTAACTGGACTACTCCCGCTCCAGGGCAGGTGTGA
- a CDS encoding STAS domain-containing protein has translation MIHIEQKTHTLQDGTTVIVLTPIGRLDITTAWQFRLKLQECISKLSRHVVVNLGQVNFIDSSGLTSLVAGMRDADKVKGSFRICNVHPEARLVFEVTMMDSVFEIFETEEDALEGVPRNSVAS, from the coding sequence GTGATTCATATCGAGCAAAAAACTCATACGCTCCAAGACGGCACCACTGTCATCGTCTTGACACCGATCGGTCGCTTAGACATTACTACGGCATGGCAATTTAGACTGAAGTTACAGGAGTGTATTTCTAAGCTTAGTCGTCATGTAGTAGTCAATCTCGGTCAGGTTAATTTTATTGATAGCTCTGGCCTCACTTCTTTGGTAGCAGGAATGCGCGATGCTGACAAGGTAAAAGGGAGTTTTCGCATTTGTAACGTCCATCCAGAAGCCAGACTTGTATTTGAGGTAACTATGATGGACTCGGTTTTTGAAATCTTTGAAACCGAGGAAGATGCTCTAGAAGGTGTTCCCCGCAACAGCGTTGCGTCTTAA
- a CDS encoding chromophore lyase CpcT/CpeT: MFSEELIALASYMAGEFDNQAQAIADPAWYVHLRLWQRPVPLFLEDSLTLYAEQANIVKLDRPYRPRIIRLKPAHDFPTSIQVQYYMIKDISSIKGAGSKPALLKTLTPDRIELLPDCALTVTQVGKTEGGYRFQALLPANSRCCFSYEGQTYQVSLGFEASPDEFLSYDKGIEPETGKALWGAMMGPFRFRKRQDFSSELPI; encoded by the coding sequence GTGTTTTCTGAAGAATTAATCGCTTTAGCTAGCTACATGGCTGGTGAATTTGACAATCAAGCGCAAGCAATTGCCGATCCTGCTTGGTACGTACATCTTCGGCTTTGGCAGCGACCTGTACCTTTATTTTTAGAAGACAGCCTTACTTTATATGCAGAACAAGCTAATATTGTCAAGCTAGATCGTCCCTATCGTCCTCGAATTATTCGGTTAAAGCCTGCTCACGATTTCCCAACTTCCATCCAGGTGCAGTACTACATGATTAAAGATATTTCATCTATCAAAGGTGCAGGTAGCAAGCCAGCATTATTAAAAACTCTTACTCCCGATCGGATAGAACTATTACCAGACTGTGCTCTTACCGTTACCCAAGTTGGGAAAACCGAGGGCGGATATCGGTTTCAAGCCTTACTTCCAGCCAATAGCCGTTGCTGCTTTAGTTACGAAGGTCAGACTTATCAAGTTTCTCTGGGATTTGAAGCCAGTCCCGACGAATTCCTCAGTTATGACAAAGGAATTGAACCGGAAACTGGCAAAGCTCTGTGGGGAGCTATGATGGGGCCATTTCGCTTTCGGAAACGTCAAGATTTTTCTAGTGAACTGCCTATTTGA
- the psb29 gene encoding photosystem II biogenesis protein Psp29 produces the protein MNNVRTVSDTKRTFYSLHTRPINTIYRRVVEELMVEMHLLSVNVDFNYDPIYALGVVTSFDRFMQGYRPEADKNPIFDALCRSVETDPQRYRDDAQWLNGWAKSRSVKDLIDSISQEAEFANTGDLQPTFKAIAHNPKFKYSRLFAIGLFTLLETAEPEFVKDTKQVTEALKQISSALNLPAEKVQKDLELYRSNLEKMAQALLIMEDTLQAERKKREQRATDKGVVVAPPNGQKNTPDAASSSN, from the coding sequence GTGAATAACGTCCGCACTGTTTCAGATACCAAGCGAACTTTCTATAGCCTTCACACTCGTCCCATCAATACGATTTACCGACGGGTGGTAGAAGAATTGATGGTAGAAATGCACCTACTGTCGGTCAATGTTGATTTTAACTACGACCCTATTTATGCTCTGGGAGTGGTAACTTCTTTTGACCGCTTTATGCAAGGCTATCGCCCAGAAGCGGATAAAAATCCTATTTTTGACGCCCTCTGTAGGTCAGTCGAAACCGATCCCCAACGTTATCGGGATGACGCCCAATGGTTGAACGGTTGGGCAAAAAGCCGATCGGTTAAGGATTTGATTGATAGTATCTCTCAAGAGGCAGAATTTGCTAATACGGGCGATTTACAGCCGACCTTCAAAGCGATTGCCCATAATCCAAAATTTAAGTACAGTCGCTTATTTGCGATCGGATTATTCACTCTACTAGAAACCGCTGAACCTGAATTTGTAAAAGATACTAAGCAGGTAACGGAAGCACTTAAACAGATTAGTAGCGCCCTAAATTTACCAGCTGAAAAGGTACAAAAAGATTTAGAACTATACCGCAGCAATTTGGAAAAAATGGCTCAAGCGCTGCTAATTATGGAGGATACTCTCCAAGCAGAACGTAAAAAACGCGAACAACGAGCTACAGATAAAGGTGTAGTCGTCGCGCCTCCTAACGGACAAAAAAATACTCCTGATGCTGCTAGTTCAAGTAATTAA
- a CDS encoding phycobilisome rod-core linker polypeptide — translation MALPLLNYKPSSQNQRVKSFGVADLNEDTPYIYRLEDAASPFEVKELVWAAYRQVFSEHEILKFNRQITVETRFANRSITVRDLIRELAKSEAFYRLVVSVNNNYRLVEICLKRFLGRAPYNKEEEIAWSIVIATKGFNGFVDALVDSDEYTAAFGDFTVPYQRKRMEGRPYNLVTPRYGEDFQEKAGTVTTDWRFTLDKFYSRKFQERRLPEGDPRKFSGLAAAVGAKGNYAQRISAFDIDYMSKVPRRG, via the coding sequence ATGGCATTGCCGTTGCTTAATTACAAACCCTCATCCCAAAATCAGCGCGTAAAAAGTTTTGGGGTAGCGGATCTCAATGAAGATACGCCTTATATCTATCGCTTGGAAGATGCGGCTTCTCCATTTGAAGTTAAAGAACTAGTTTGGGCAGCTTATCGCCAAGTTTTCAGCGAACACGAAATCCTCAAATTCAACCGCCAAATTACTGTAGAAACCCGGTTTGCAAATCGTTCGATCACGGTGCGCGATTTAATTCGGGAATTGGCAAAATCTGAGGCTTTTTATCGTTTAGTTGTTTCTGTTAACAACAACTATCGCTTGGTTGAAATTTGTCTCAAGCGCTTCTTAGGTCGCGCACCTTACAATAAAGAGGAAGAAATCGCTTGGTCAATTGTTATTGCAACCAAAGGTTTCAATGGCTTTGTGGATGCACTCGTTGACAGCGATGAATACACCGCCGCATTTGGCGATTTTACCGTACCTTACCAACGCAAGCGGATGGAAGGTCGTCCTTACAATTTGGTGACTCCTCGCTACGGCGAAGATTTCCAAGAAAAAGCCGGCACCGTTACTACCGACTGGCGCTTTACCTTGGACAAATTCTACTCGCGCAAATTCCAAGAACGGCGTCTACCAGAAGGCGATCCTCGCAAGTTCAGCGGTTTGGCAGCAGCAGTTGGTGCTAAAGGCAATTACGCACAGCGTATTTCTGCCTTTGATATCGATTACATGAGCAAGGTTCCTCGTCGGGGCTAA
- a CDS encoding phycobilisome rod-core linker polypeptide, producing MSIPLLSYKPSSQNQRVAGYEVANEDTPRIYRIEDCIDDGDIQELIWAAYRQIFSEHEILQSFRQVALESQVKNRAITVRDFIRGLAKSEGFYRLVVETNSNYRVVELCLKRILGRSPYNKDEEIAWSIKIATVGIQGFIDILVDSEEYQTNFGDNTVPYQRRRFKDRPFNLVTPRYADYWRNKQEEERYKWGDIRNFMDMAKSIEIKPVAQKVNVSTANIKIPNTTRDNKPEGTLVSINTVATFPARK from the coding sequence ATGTCCATACCTTTACTTTCGTACAAACCTTCTTCCCAAAACCAACGAGTAGCGGGGTATGAAGTAGCTAACGAAGACACCCCCAGAATTTATCGCATTGAAGATTGCATCGACGATGGCGACATCCAAGAATTAATTTGGGCTGCCTATCGCCAAATCTTCAGCGAACACGAAATCCTCCAATCTTTTCGTCAAGTCGCATTAGAATCCCAAGTTAAAAATCGGGCGATTACCGTGCGGGATTTCATTCGCGGTTTAGCGAAATCAGAAGGTTTTTATCGCTTGGTAGTGGAAACCAATTCTAACTATCGCGTGGTCGAACTTTGCCTAAAACGCATTTTAGGTCGTTCGCCTTATAACAAGGATGAAGAAATTGCCTGGTCAATTAAAATTGCCACGGTTGGCATCCAAGGCTTTATCGACATCTTAGTTGATAGCGAAGAATATCAAACCAACTTTGGCGATAACACGGTACCTTACCAACGGCGTCGTTTTAAAGACCGTCCCTTTAACTTGGTGACTCCCCGCTACGCTGACTACTGGCGCAACAAGCAAGAGGAAGAACGCTATAAGTGGGGCGATATCCGCAACTTTATGGATATGGCCAAGTCGATCGAGATCAAACCCGTTGCTCAAAAAGTAAATGTTAGCACCGCTAACATCAAAATTCCTAACACAACAAGAGATAATAAGCCTGAAGGGACTTTGGTTTCCATCAACACTGTGGCAACTTTTCCCGCTCGCAAATAG